In a single window of the Cygnus olor isolate bCygOlo1 chromosome 5, bCygOlo1.pri.v2, whole genome shotgun sequence genome:
- the LOC121071097 gene encoding uncharacterized protein LOC121071097 isoform X3: MNILQARSGSLTLILTPLLVTSKPEGTMMSCRTQDMRGIKLVFKSNRQVIHDRKREEDISAYCLLKTSLIVKEILLVLHKLLELAKIDVEHVQLRDSLQVYWPERIMKLLDKSSHVPYVITPPGIHVTWGAFRLTLSLLLLYPFFKILMSSRRDFILSSSFFDLMLIKNLAQSIMSYVILPYVICKSSTRLVPFTFRYL, encoded by the exons ATGAATATCTTACAAGCCAGATCTGGAAGTCTCACCCTTATTCTCACTCCACTCCTAGTGACATCAAAGCCAGAAGGAACCATGATGTCATGCAGAACACAAGACATGAGAGGAATTAAACTG GTGTTCAAGTCAAACAGGCAGGTCATTCATgacaggaagagagaggaggacATCTCTGCCTACTGCCTCCTTAAAACCTCACTCATTGTCAAAGAGATTTTACTGGTATTGCACAAGCTGCTAGAGCTGGCCAAAATAGATGTGGAACATGTACAACTGAGGGACAGTCTGCAAGTATATTGGCCTGAACGTATTATGAAGCTGCTGGATAAATCCTCCCATGTTCCTTATGTGATCACCCCCCCAGGAATTCACGTTACATGGGGGGCTTTCAGGCTGACACTGTCACTGTTGCTGTTATacccatttttcaaaatactcaTGTCTTCAAGGAGGGattttattctgtcttcttccttttttgatctgatgttaataaagaatTTAGCACAGTCCATAATGTCATATGTCATATTGCCATATGTCATATGTAAATCTAGTACTAGGTTGGTACCTTTTACCTTCAGGTATCTGTGA